A window from Pseudomonas kribbensis encodes these proteins:
- a CDS encoding antibiotic biosynthesis monooxygenase yields the protein MSDTQSLRKPGTEETVTLIVKHRVKAGFEQPYEAWLRNIVSVAGREEGHLGVDVMRSKQGGLALFTCVLRYCSTEAMQRWLDSPQRQKLIEEAAPMLADGDQTEVNAANEFWFTPLVDAATPPPRWKQAVVSLFVILPHTLLVPLIWGPLLKLNGFLSNYVVATFLITLTIVVSVVYVCMPAATRLFAPWLAASQSHEHLESNANPPR from the coding sequence ACCGAAGAAACCGTGACGCTGATCGTCAAGCACCGGGTCAAGGCCGGGTTTGAACAGCCCTACGAAGCCTGGCTGCGCAATATCGTCAGCGTGGCGGGGCGTGAAGAAGGGCACCTGGGCGTGGACGTGATGCGCAGCAAACAGGGTGGCCTCGCACTGTTCACCTGCGTGCTGCGTTATTGCTCGACCGAAGCGATGCAGCGCTGGCTCGATTCGCCGCAGCGTCAGAAGCTGATCGAAGAAGCGGCGCCGATGCTCGCCGACGGCGACCAGACCGAGGTCAATGCGGCCAACGAGTTCTGGTTCACCCCGCTGGTCGACGCCGCCACGCCACCACCACGCTGGAAGCAGGCGGTGGTCTCACTTTTCGTGATCCTGCCACACACCTTGCTGGTGCCCTTGATCTGGGGGCCGTTGCTCAAACTCAACGGGTTTCTCTCCAACTATGTGGTCGCCACGTTCCTGATCACCCTGACCATCGTGGTGTCGGTGGTCTACGTGTGCATGCCGGCCGCGACTCGTCTGTTCGCGCCATGGCTGGCGGCCAGTCAGTCCCATGAACACCTGGAATCCAATGCCAATCCGCCGCGCTGA
- a CDS encoding amidohydrolase, translating into MNADLILFNGQFHTVDREKPLASAVAIKDGRFVVVGNDTQAMALRGAGTQVVDLKGRCVIPGLNDSHLHLIRGGLNYNLELRWEGVPSLADALRMLKDQADRTPTPQWVRVVGGWNEFQFAEKRMPTLEEINQAAPDTPVFILHLYDRALLNRAALRVAGYTRDTPNPPGGEIVRDANGNPTGMLVARPNAMILYSTLAKGPKLPLEYQVNSTRQFMRELNRLGLTSAIDAGGGFQNYPDDYQVIEQLAKDDQLTVRIAYNLFTQKPKEELTDFQNWTGSVKLHQGDDFLRHNGAGEMLVFSAADFEDFLEPRPDLPQTMEQELEPVVRHLVEQRWPFRLHATYNESISRMLDVFEKVNRDIPFNGLPWFFDHAETITPQNIERVKALGGGIAIQDRMAFQGEYFVDRYGKQAAEATPPIKRMLAEGVPVGAGTDATRVSSYNPWTSLFWMVSGRTVGGLALYEEGLPRTTALELFTHGSAWFSSEQGKKGQIKVGQLADLAALSADFFHVEEEAIKWIESVLTVVGGKIVYSAGDFEDLGPRALPVLPDWSPVVKVPGHWRPNSPLQAQVHQCSGPCAVHTHSHEKARMSNAPVSDFAGFWGAFGCSCFAF; encoded by the coding sequence ATGAACGCCGATCTGATTCTGTTCAATGGCCAATTTCATACGGTAGACCGCGAAAAACCTCTCGCCAGTGCCGTGGCGATCAAGGACGGACGCTTTGTCGTCGTCGGCAACGATACGCAGGCCATGGCCCTGCGCGGTGCCGGCACCCAGGTGGTCGATCTCAAGGGCCGCTGTGTGATTCCCGGCCTCAACGACTCGCACTTGCACCTGATCCGTGGCGGCCTGAACTACAACCTCGAACTGCGCTGGGAAGGTGTGCCGTCACTGGCCGATGCGCTGCGCATGCTCAAGGATCAGGCCGACCGTACGCCAACCCCGCAATGGGTGCGCGTGGTGGGGGGCTGGAACGAATTCCAGTTCGCCGAAAAACGCATGCCGACCCTCGAAGAAATCAACCAGGCAGCGCCGGATACCCCGGTGTTCATCCTGCATCTGTATGACCGCGCCTTGCTCAACCGCGCCGCATTGCGCGTCGCCGGCTACACCCGCGACACGCCGAACCCGCCGGGCGGCGAGATCGTGCGCGATGCCAACGGCAATCCGACCGGCATGCTGGTGGCGCGACCAAACGCGATGATTCTGTACTCGACCCTGGCCAAGGGGCCGAAGCTGCCGCTGGAGTATCAGGTCAACTCGACCCGTCAATTCATGCGCGAACTCAATCGCCTCGGCCTGACCAGCGCCATCGATGCCGGCGGTGGTTTCCAGAACTACCCGGACGATTATCAGGTGATCGAACAACTGGCCAAAGACGACCAGTTGACCGTGCGTATCGCCTACAACCTGTTCACCCAGAAGCCCAAAGAAGAGCTGACCGATTTCCAGAACTGGACCGGCAGCGTCAAGTTGCATCAGGGCGATGACTTCCTGCGTCACAACGGCGCTGGCGAGATGCTGGTGTTCTCGGCAGCGGACTTCGAAGACTTCCTCGAACCGCGCCCGGACCTGCCGCAGACCATGGAACAGGAACTGGAGCCGGTGGTGCGCCACCTGGTCGAGCAACGCTGGCCGTTCCGTCTGCACGCCACCTACAACGAATCCATCAGCCGCATGCTGGATGTGTTCGAGAAGGTCAACCGCGACATCCCGTTCAACGGCTTGCCGTGGTTCTTCGACCACGCCGAAACCATCACCCCGCAGAACATCGAGCGAGTGAAGGCGCTGGGCGGCGGCATCGCGATTCAGGATCGCATGGCGTTCCAGGGCGAATACTTCGTCGATCGCTACGGCAAGCAAGCCGCCGAAGCCACGCCACCGATCAAACGCATGCTCGCCGAAGGCGTGCCGGTCGGCGCGGGTACCGATGCCACCCGGGTATCGAGCTACAACCCGTGGACTTCGCTGTTCTGGATGGTCAGCGGTCGCACCGTTGGCGGCCTGGCGCTGTACGAAGAGGGCTTGCCTCGCACCACCGCGCTGGAACTGTTCACCCACGGCAGTGCCTGGTTCTCGTCCGAGCAGGGCAAGAAGGGTCAGATCAAGGTCGGGCAACTGGCGGATCTGGCGGCACTGAGCGCGGACTTCTTCCACGTCGAAGAAGAAGCGATCAAGTGGATCGAGTCGGTACTGACCGTGGTCGGCGGCAAGATCGTTTACTCCGCCGGCGACTTCGAAGACCTCGGCCCGCGTGCCTTGCCGGTGCTGCCGGACTGGTCGCCAGTGGTCAAAGTCCCTGGCCACTGGCGCCCGAATTCGCCATTGCAGGCCCAGGTGCACCAGTGCAGCGGCCCGTGCGCAGTGCATACCCACAGCCATGAAAAAGCCCGGATGTCGAATGCGCCGGTCAGCGATTTCGCCGGTTTCTGGGGTGCGTTCGGTTGTTCCTGTTTCGCTTTCTGA